One genomic window of Ziziphus jujuba cultivar Dongzao chromosome 4, ASM3175591v1 includes the following:
- the LOC125422169 gene encoding cysteine-rich repeat secretory protein 38, which produces MSCSKSISLAFLFICAFLHAANATNPLYHFCFNNQNYTAKSPFGANLNTLFNLLSVKVPPSGFGIASTGQYQNKVNGLALCRGDVSSKDCKTCVDDASKQLRNLCPYNKGAIVWYDNCLLKYSDAYFFGEIDNQNKFALLNVQDVDNPETFNPKVKELLSSLSYKASATAKLYATGELELGKESEKLYGLAQCTRDLSSDNCKKCLDVAISEIPNCCSGKRGGRVVGGSCNVRYELYPIVGTA; this is translated from the coding sequence ATGTCCTGCTCAAAATCAATCTCTCTCGCTTTCTTATTCATCTGTGCTTTCCTCCATGCAGCCAATGCTACAAACCCTCTCTACCATTTTTGCTTCAACAACCAAAACTACACTGCCAAGAGCCCATTTGGTGCCAACTTGAATACTTTGTTCAATCTTCTCTCTGTCAAAGTCCCTCCTTCTGGATTCGGAATTGCCTCAACCGGCCAATACCAAAACAAAGTGAATGGTCTTGCTTTGTGTCGCGGTGATGTCTCCAGCAAAGACTGTAAAACTTGTGTAGATGATGCAAGTAAACAACTCCGAAATCTCTGCCCTTATAACAAAGGAGCTATAGTTTGGTACGACAATTGCCTCTTGAAGTATTCGGATGCATACTTCTTCGGGGAAATTGATAACCAAAACAAATTCGCTCTCTTGAACGTCCAAGACGTGGATAATCCCGAAACGTTCAATCCCAAGGTTAAGGAATTGTTAAGCAGCTTGTCCTACAAAGCTTCTGCTACAGCGAAGTTGTATGCAACCGGGGAATTGGAGCTTGGGAAGGAATCGGAGAAGCTGTATGGATTGGCTCAATGCACCAGAGATTTGTCTAGCGACAACTGCAAGAAGTGCCTTGATGTGGCAATAAGCGAAATTCCAAATTGTTGCAGTGGAAAACGAGGTGGTAGGGTTGTAGGTGGAAGCTGCAATGTTAGATATGAACTTTACCCTATTGTTGGCACTGCTTAA